The following are from one region of the Lujinxingia vulgaris genome:
- a CDS encoding sigma-54 interaction domain-containing protein, whose amino-acid sequence MMIKRPQRRGRNFFGMISGAPQMEELFGLLERVARADVSVLVRGETGTGKELVARAIHELSPRQGKAFRAVNCASFNSELLASELFGHVRGAFTGAVKDRRGLFALADGGSVFLDEIAEIPLEVQARLLRVLQEQRFVPVGGTDAVKVDVRLISATNKALRREVEQGRFREDLMYRVRVVPIFLPPLVERQGDIELLVWHFIEEFNAREGMPRRIEGLSEEAFEALQSYGWPGNVRELRNVIEYAFVVGEGEVLAYGDLPPELRGEGPVDSRELERGGGESGRSERQEIVAALRAAGGSREDAASALGISRTTLWRRMKEYGIED is encoded by the coding sequence ATGATGATAAAGCGGCCGCAGCGTCGGGGAAGGAACTTTTTCGGGATGATCAGCGGGGCGCCTCAGATGGAGGAGCTCTTCGGGTTGTTGGAGCGGGTGGCGCGGGCGGATGTGAGCGTGCTGGTGCGCGGAGAGACGGGCACGGGCAAGGAGCTTGTAGCAAGGGCGATTCACGAGCTCTCGCCGCGTCAGGGAAAGGCGTTTCGGGCGGTGAACTGCGCGAGTTTTAACTCGGAGCTGCTGGCCAGCGAGCTCTTCGGGCATGTGCGGGGGGCGTTTACCGGGGCGGTTAAAGATCGGCGAGGGCTCTTTGCGCTGGCCGACGGGGGGAGCGTGTTTCTCGATGAGATCGCCGAGATTCCGCTGGAGGTGCAGGCCCGGCTGCTGCGGGTGCTTCAGGAGCAGCGCTTCGTGCCGGTGGGGGGAACCGATGCGGTGAAGGTGGATGTGCGGCTGATCTCGGCGACGAATAAGGCGTTGCGTCGGGAGGTGGAGCAGGGGAGGTTTCGCGAGGACCTGATGTACCGGGTGCGGGTGGTGCCGATCTTTTTGCCGCCGCTGGTGGAGCGTCAGGGCGATATTGAGCTTCTGGTGTGGCATTTCATCGAGGAGTTCAACGCGCGGGAGGGGATGCCCCGGCGCATTGAGGGGTTGAGCGAGGAGGCGTTTGAGGCGCTGCAGAGTTACGGGTGGCCGGGCAATGTGCGGGAGCTGCGCAATGTGATCGAGTACGCCTTTGTGGTGGGGGAGGGAGAGGTGTTGGCGTACGGGGATCTTCCGCCGGAGCTGCGCGGGGAGGGCCCGGTGGACAGTCGGGAGCTGGAGCGCGGTGGAGGGGAGAGCGGGCGCAGTGAGCGCCAGGAGATCGTGGCGGCGCTGCGGGCGGCCGGAGGCAGCCGCGAGGATGCAGCGAGCGCGCTGGGGATCAGCCGCACCACGTTGTGGCGCCGGATGAAGGAGTACGGGATCGAGGATTGA
- a CDS encoding YeeE/YedE family protein → METLFTPVTAALGGALIGLAATLLLATEGRIAGISGILAGLFNKDSERMGPLPWQALFVGGMVLGGILLALFAPQLVSSEVNLSAGWLVAAGLIVGVGTRVGNGCTSGHGVCGLSRFSARSLVATLSFMTAGFLTVFITRTLGLGVFG, encoded by the coding sequence ATGGAAACGCTGTTCACTCCCGTCACCGCCGCCCTGGGCGGTGCGCTCATCGGCCTGGCCGCAACCCTTCTTCTGGCCACCGAGGGCCGCATCGCCGGCATCAGCGGCATCCTCGCCGGGCTCTTTAACAAAGACTCCGAACGCATGGGCCCCCTGCCCTGGCAGGCCCTCTTCGTCGGCGGCATGGTTCTGGGTGGCATCTTGCTGGCCCTCTTCGCCCCGCAACTTGTCAGCTCCGAAGTTAACCTGAGCGCCGGATGGCTCGTCGCCGCCGGACTGATCGTCGGCGTGGGCACCCGCGTCGGTAACGGCTGCACCAGCGGCCACGGCGTCTGCGGCCTCTCTCGCTTCTCGGCCCGCTCGCTCGTTGCCACCCTCTCCTTTATGACCGCCGGTTTTCTGACCGTCTTCATCACCCGCACCCTCGGACTGGGAGTCTTCGGATGA
- a CDS encoding DUF6691 family protein → MIRHLAIALSGFIFAIGLGVAEMTRPEKVIAFLDLFGNWDPSLAFVMGGAVLVYAITFPIISKRDRPFFSPRFYLPTRKDLDKRLIVGGALFGIGWGLGGFCPGPALTGAAAGVTSAFIFVPAMLIGIFIADRFLQPKTA, encoded by the coding sequence ATGATTCGACACCTCGCTATCGCCCTCTCGGGCTTCATCTTCGCCATCGGCCTGGGTGTCGCCGAGATGACTCGCCCCGAAAAGGTCATCGCTTTCCTCGACCTTTTCGGAAACTGGGACCCCTCCCTGGCCTTTGTGATGGGCGGCGCGGTCTTGGTCTACGCCATCACCTTCCCCATCATCAGCAAGCGCGACCGCCCCTTCTTCAGCCCGCGCTTCTACCTGCCGACTCGCAAGGATCTCGACAAACGCCTGATCGTCGGCGGTGCCCTCTTCGGCATCGGCTGGGGCCTCGGCGGCTTCTGCCCCGGCCCCGCCCTCACCGGCGCTGCCGCCGGCGTCACCTCGGCGTTTATCTTCGTGCCGGCCATGCTCATCGGCATCTTCATCGCCGACCGCTTTTTGCAGCCCAAGACCGCCTGA
- a CDS encoding MBL fold metallo-hydrolase, which yields MTIKTQPFYDSRTNTLTYVVYDPETRDAVLIDPVLDYEPHASAMWTESADRAVNFLKEQKLTLHYILETHAHADHLSGAQHVKVHFPKARLAIGARITEVQTLFKKVFNLPDDFPTDGSQFDVLLEEGEVLEAGSLKIETIYTPGHTPACATYHIDDAIFTGDAMFMPDFGTGRCDFPGGSSEALYHSITEKLYKLPDETRVFVGHDYQPTGREVKFMSTIAEQKASNVQLPEGRSKEEFVNMRDSRDRTLAAPKLLLQSLQVNIDAGSLPQPEDNEKRYLRIPVNVFRPASTPDADLTLEEV from the coding sequence ATGACCATCAAAACTCAGCCTTTCTACGATTCTCGCACCAACACCCTGACCTACGTCGTCTACGATCCCGAGACCCGCGACGCGGTGCTCATCGATCCCGTGCTCGACTACGAGCCCCACGCCTCGGCGATGTGGACCGAGTCGGCCGACCGCGCCGTCAACTTCCTCAAAGAGCAAAAGCTCACCCTCCACTACATCCTGGAGACCCACGCTCACGCCGACCACCTCTCCGGCGCCCAGCACGTCAAGGTGCACTTCCCCAAAGCTCGCCTGGCCATCGGCGCCCGCATCACCGAGGTGCAGACGCTCTTCAAAAAGGTCTTCAACCTCCCCGATGACTTCCCCACCGACGGCAGCCAGTTCGATGTGCTCCTCGAAGAAGGCGAAGTCCTTGAGGCGGGCTCCCTGAAGATCGAGACGATCTACACCCCGGGTCACACCCCGGCCTGCGCCACCTACCACATCGACGACGCCATCTTCACCGGCGACGCCATGTTCATGCCCGACTTCGGCACCGGCCGCTGCGACTTCCCCGGGGGATCAAGCGAGGCCCTCTACCACTCCATCACCGAAAAACTCTACAAGCTCCCCGATGAGACCCGCGTCTTCGTCGGCCACGACTACCAGCCGACCGGCCGCGAAGTGAAGTTCATGAGCACCATCGCCGAGCAGAAAGCCAGCAACGTGCAGCTTCCCGAGGGCCGCTCCAAAGAGGAGTTCGTCAATATGCGCGACTCCCGCGACAGGACGCTGGCCGCCCCGAAGCTCCTCCTGCAGAGCCTGCAGGTCAACATCGACGCCGGCTCGCTTCCCCAACCCGAAGACAACGAGAAGCGCTACCTGCGCATCCCCGTCAACGTCTTCCGCCCGGCCTCCACGCCGGATGCCGACCTGACCCTCGAGGAGGTCTGA